The following coding sequences lie in one Buchnera aphidicola (Macrosiphum euphorbiae) genomic window:
- the pyrF gene encoding orotidine-5'-phosphate decarboxylase, which yields MLNPNLFKIPKIIIALDFCNKKSAMKLVNLLNPSIYYLKIGKEMFTILGCKFIKELHQLGFNIFLDLKFHDIPNTVFNATKAAADLGIWMLSVHAAGGKKMLISAKKALKSFKTAPLLIAVTALTSLKEEELQEVGIQISLTEYILKLSKLSNDCGLDGIVCPGKEAKKIKFLFGNKYKIITPGIRISKDLLYDQNNIITPKEAKECKIDYIVIGRSITMSKNPIKKLDLIIKSMQ from the coding sequence GTGTTGAATCCTAATTTATTTAAAATACCCAAAATCATTATTGCATTAGATTTTTGTAATAAAAAATCAGCTATGAAGTTAGTAAATCTTCTTAATCCATCAATTTATTATTTAAAAATTGGTAAAGAAATGTTTACAATTTTAGGTTGCAAATTTATAAAAGAATTACATCAACTGGGATTTAATATATTTCTTGACTTAAAATTTCATGACATCCCAAATACTGTATTTAACGCCACAAAAGCAGCTGCAGACTTAGGAATATGGATGTTAAGTGTTCATGCTGCTGGTGGCAAAAAAATGTTAATTTCTGCAAAAAAAGCATTAAAATCGTTTAAAACAGCTCCTTTATTAATAGCTGTAACAGCATTAACAAGTTTAAAAGAAGAAGAATTACAAGAAGTTGGCATTCAAATTTCATTAACAGAATATATCTTAAAATTATCAAAATTATCTAACGATTGTGGTTTAGATGGTATTGTATGTCCAGGAAAAGAAGCAAAGAAAATTAAGTTTTTATTTGGTAACAAATATAAAATTATTACACCTGGTATTAGAATTTCTAAAGATTTACTATATGATCAAAATAACATCATTACTCCTAAAGAAGCAAAAGAATGCAAAATAGATTATATAGTAATAGGACGTTCTATTACTATGTCAAAAAATCCAATTAAAAAATTAGATCTAATAATAAAATCTATGCAATAA
- the ribA gene encoding GTP cyclohydrolase II, producing the protein MQLIEKAILPTHWGDFFIFGFEEKKNGKNHVALVYGDIKKNTPTLSRVHSECLTGDALFSLRCDCGSQLEMSMERISQEGSGVLIYHRQEGRNIGLLNKIKAYALQDRGLDTVQANQKLGFSADERDFSLCADIFNILKIKKIRLLTNNPFKVQMLSNAGINIVERVPLITEKNPKNAYYLKTKAKKMGHLLFE; encoded by the coding sequence ATGCAATTAATAGAAAAAGCTATATTACCTACTCATTGGGGAGATTTTTTCATATTTGGTTTTGAAGAAAAGAAAAATGGAAAAAATCATGTTGCTCTTGTATATGGTGATATAAAAAAAAATACTCCTACTCTTTCTAGAGTTCATTCGGAATGTCTAACAGGAGATGCTTTATTTAGTTTACGATGTGACTGTGGTAGCCAATTAGAAATGTCTATGGAAAGAATTTCTCAAGAAGGAAGTGGTGTATTAATTTATCATCGTCAAGAGGGTAGAAATATTGGTCTTCTTAACAAAATTAAAGCATATGCTTTACAAGATAGAGGATTAGATACTGTACAAGCTAATCAAAAACTTGGTTTCTCAGCAGATGAAAGAGATTTTTCATTATGCGCTGACATATTTAACATATTAAAAATTAAAAAAATTCGTTTATTAACAAATAATCCATTTAAAGTACAGATGCTCAGTAATGCTGGTATAAATATTGTAGAACGTGTTCCTCTTATTACAGAAAAAAATCCTAAAAATGCTTATTATTTAAAAACCAAAGCTAAAAAAATGGGTCATTTATTATTTGAATAA
- a CDS encoding H-NS family nucleoid-associated regulatory protein, producing the protein MNEILKILNNIRTLRVHSRECSLEILEEILEKFKIVVDERKKEEKKIQEEIEKRTIKLKKYREMLIADGINPNELLTKSNSIKSSEKRKRPKRPAKYKYINKNGDFKTWTGQGRTPSVIKNAILNHKKILEDFLL; encoded by the coding sequence ATGAATGAAATACTAAAAATTCTAAATAATATTCGTACACTTCGTGTACATTCGCGAGAATGTTCTTTAGAAATTCTAGAAGAAATATTGGAAAAATTTAAAATTGTTGTTGATGAACGAAAAAAAGAAGAAAAAAAAATACAAGAAGAAATAGAAAAGAGGACAATAAAATTAAAAAAATATAGAGAAATGTTAATTGCTGATGGTATAAATCCTAATGAATTACTAACAAAAAGCAACTCTATTAAATCATCAGAAAAACGTAAAAGACCTAAAAGACCAGCAAAATATAAATATATTAATAAGAATGGAGATTTCAAAACATGGACTGGTCAAGGACGAACTCCATCAGTAATTAAAAATGCTATTTTAAATCATAAAAAAATATTAGAAGATTTTTTATTATAA
- the cls gene encoding cardiolipin synthase — MDIFYNLIKCLIFLIYWLLIANITFRVLIKRRNIPSSMSWLLTIYIIPFIGLSIWFFFGELYLGKRQKKIANRIWSISNKWLNELKSCKYIFQIKNSDVANSIFQLCKHRQGLSGIKSNKIKLLTNTKKIMQILIRDIYLARKNIEIVFYIWKPGGIADDVAIALIDSAKRGIHCRLMLDSAGSIEFFQSPWVEIMRKSGIQVVEALKVNLLRVFLRRIDVRQHRKIVLIDNYIAYSGSMNLVDPYLFKKSSGIGQWIDLMTRIEGPIATTMGIIYSCDWEIETGLKILPQLPNEKIIEKTSKNNSSIQVIASGPGFPENMIHQALLTAIYSAKHELIMTTPYLVPSEDLLQAICTAAQRGVEVSIIIPLYHDSILVKWASRVFFSELLEAGVKIYQFQKGLLHSKSILVDQQLSLIGTVNLDMRSLWLNFEITLVIDDSDFGQNLFCIQNKYISDSKLIDKKVWSMRAYWTRILEKIFYFLSPLL; from the coding sequence ATGGATATTTTCTATAATTTAATCAAATGTCTAATTTTTTTAATATACTGGTTATTAATTGCTAATATTACCTTTCGAGTTTTAATTAAACGTCGCAATATACCCTCTTCTATGTCTTGGCTTTTAACAATTTATATTATTCCGTTTATTGGACTTTCAATTTGGTTTTTTTTTGGTGAACTATATTTAGGAAAAAGACAAAAAAAAATTGCAAATAGAATATGGTCTATTTCTAATAAATGGCTTAATGAATTGAAATCTTGCAAATATATTTTTCAAATTAAAAATAGTGACGTAGCTAATTCGATATTTCAATTATGTAAACATAGGCAAGGTTTATCTGGTATTAAAAGTAATAAAATTAAACTTCTCACTAATACTAAAAAAATTATGCAAATATTAATACGTGATATTTACTTGGCACGTAAAAATATTGAAATAGTATTTTATATTTGGAAACCAGGTGGAATAGCAGATGATGTAGCAATAGCTCTCATTGATTCTGCAAAACGAGGTATACACTGTAGATTAATGCTCGATTCAGCAGGAAGTATTGAATTTTTTCAGAGTCCCTGGGTCGAAATAATGCGTAAATCTGGTATTCAAGTGGTAGAAGCTCTAAAAGTCAATTTATTACGAGTTTTTTTAAGACGTATTGATGTTAGACAACATAGAAAAATTGTACTGATTGATAATTATATTGCATATTCCGGTAGTATGAATCTTGTTGATCCTTATTTATTTAAAAAATCTTCTGGTATTGGTCAATGGATTGATTTAATGACAAGAATAGAAGGACCTATAGCTACAACAATGGGAATAATTTATTCATGCGATTGGGAAATTGAAACAGGTTTAAAAATTTTACCTCAACTACCTAATGAAAAAATTATAGAGAAAACATCTAAGAATAATTCTAGTATTCAAGTAATTGCATCTGGACCTGGTTTTCCAGAAAATATGATTCATCAAGCATTATTAACAGCCATTTACTCAGCTAAACATGAATTGATTATGACAACTCCTTATTTAGTTCCTAGTGAAGATTTGTTACAAGCTATTTGTACTGCTGCTCAAAGAGGAGTTGAAGTTAGTATTATTATACCTTTATATCATGATTCTATTTTAGTAAAGTGGGCAAGCAGAGTATTTTTTAGTGAACTATTAGAAGCTGGTGTAAAAATTTACCAATTTCAAAAAGGACTTTTACATAGTAAAAGTATATTAGTAGATCAACAATTAAGTTTAATTGGAACTGTAAATTTAGATATGCGAAGTCTTTGGTTAAATTTTGAAATTACCTTAGTGATTGATGATAGTGATTTTGGACAGAATTTATTTTGTATACAAAATAAATATATTTCTGATTCTAAATTAATAGATAAAAAAGTTTGGTCTATGCGTGCATATTGGACAAGAATTCTTGAAAAAATCTTTTATTTTTTAAGTCCATTGCTATAA
- the yciA gene encoding acyl-CoA thioester hydrolase YciA, whose protein sequence is MSEKNKLPNGTISLKTLSMPSDTNANGDIFGGWIMSQMDMGGAILAKEIAGGKVATVRVDGINFMKSISVGDIVNCYTNCIKIGKSSIKINIEIWIKKIYSQPLGQYYCAAEGIFVYVAIDKTGKPRELLPMSII, encoded by the coding sequence ATGTCAGAAAAAAATAAATTACCAAATGGAACAATATCATTAAAAACGCTTTCTATGCCTTCAGATACTAATGCTAATGGTGATATTTTTGGTGGATGGATTATGTCTCAAATGGATATGGGTGGAGCAATATTAGCAAAAGAAATTGCAGGTGGAAAAGTTGCAACTGTACGAGTTGATGGAATTAATTTCATGAAATCTATATCAGTTGGTGATATTGTTAATTGCTATACGAATTGTATTAAAATTGGTAAAAGTTCTATTAAAATTAATATAGAAATATGGATTAAAAAGATTTATTCTCAACCATTGGGTCAATATTATTGTGCTGCAGAAGGAATATTTGTTTATGTGGCTATTGATAAAACAGGAAAACCTCGTGAATTATTACCTATGAGTATTATTTAA
- a CDS encoding septation protein A: MKQILNILPMLTFFIFYKFYDIFIASGSLIVISGLICILHWIFYNEIDKISLFSFFVIAFFGSLTIFFHNSQFIKWKITIIYAIFSIILFISQFFTKKPMIQRLLEKDIKISNIYWHKINFLWSLFFLFCAILNIYIAFYFSETTWVNFKVFGFTSLTFFLILMTSIYINYKASKNK; encoded by the coding sequence ATGAAACAAATATTAAATATATTACCAATGCTTACTTTCTTCATATTTTATAAGTTTTATGATATTTTTATAGCCTCTGGTTCTTTAATTGTTATATCAGGATTGATATGTATACTTCATTGGATTTTTTATAATGAAATAGATAAAATTAGTTTATTTAGTTTTTTTGTTATTGCTTTTTTTGGATCACTTACAATATTTTTTCATAATAGTCAATTTATTAAATGGAAAATAACAATTATTTATGCGATTTTCTCTATAATACTATTCATTAGTCAGTTTTTTACAAAAAAACCAATGATACAAAGACTTTTAGAAAAAGATATAAAAATATCTAATATTTATTGGCATAAAATCAATTTTTTATGGTCTTTATTTTTTTTGTTTTGTGCAATTTTAAATATTTATATAGCATTTTATTTTTCAGAAACAACATGGGTTAACTTTAAAGTTTTCGGTTTCACATCTCTAACATTTTTTCTAATTTTAATGACTAGTATTTATATAAATTACAAAGCATCAAAAAATAAATAA
- a CDS encoding YciC family protein has protein sequence MLITASKLRHDTRHFFSKQIGIIFFISALVACINILIDFFVKPDMHIISIIKNNQFTRFSSFLELMNNMTFEDKNELLKYFIFKSIESLISKTILLGSIITLISVLSKNKKESIISSIGSLFSFLPSLFILNFLTTFIIQMGYMFLIIPGILLSIILSLSPIIFSFKQHGLIDSIRLSIYISWKYIRIIEPVVLFWICSKFLLTILVTNIHFINNNILFLISNISMNMLFSILIIYLFRFYMIFLRS, from the coding sequence ATGCTAATTACAGCAAGTAAATTACGTCATGATACGCGTCATTTTTTTTCTAAACAAATAGGAATTATTTTTTTTATATCTGCATTGGTTGCTTGTATTAATATATTAATAGATTTTTTTGTTAAACCAGATATGCATATTATATCTATAATAAAAAATAATCAATTTACTCGTTTTAGCTCATTTTTAGAATTAATGAATAATATGACTTTCGAAGATAAAAATGAATTATTGAAATATTTCATTTTTAAAAGTATAGAGTCATTAATAAGTAAAACAATATTATTAGGTAGTATTATAACTTTAATTTCTGTTTTATCTAAAAATAAGAAAGAATCAATTATATCATCAATCGGTTCTCTTTTTTCATTTTTGCCAAGTTTATTTATATTAAATTTTTTAACTACTTTTATTATACAAATGGGTTATATGTTTTTAATTATCCCTGGAATATTATTATCAATAATACTATCATTATCACCTATTATTTTCTCTTTTAAACAACACGGATTAATTGATTCTATACGTCTTAGTATATATATTTCCTGGAAATATATAAGAATAATAGAACCAGTTGTTTTGTTTTGGATTTGTAGTAAATTTCTTTTAACAATATTAGTAACTAATATACATTTTATTAATAATAATATTTTATTTTTAATATCAAATATTAGTATGAATATGTTATTTTCTATTTTGATTATATACTTATTTCGTTTTTATATGATTTTTTTACGTTCTTAA
- the trpA gene encoding tryptophan synthase subunit alpha: MSRYQKMFKKLSFLREGCFVPFVVLGDPSLEISIKIIETLIENGADALEIGIPFSDPLADGPIIQKANLRALSKKNTFFQYFQTLKKIREKYKRLPIGILIYANLIYNQGVDNFYLQCFNSGLDSVLIADVPIEESKIFYKTANKYQINSIFTCPPDADDHFLHKISLYAKGFIYVLSRSGVTGIKNKISSLPEKFIKKIKENNSIPLLQGFGISNSKQVKKAISLGLSGIICGSAIIKIVEKYLNEEKKMIKEIKEFTNLLKISTKLK; encoded by the coding sequence ATGAGTCGATATCAAAAAATGTTTAAAAAATTATCTTTTTTAAGAGAAGGATGTTTTGTCCCTTTTGTAGTTTTAGGAGATCCTTCTTTAGAAATATCAATAAAAATTATTGAAACTTTAATTGAAAATGGAGCAGATGCTTTAGAGATTGGAATTCCATTTTCAGATCCATTAGCTGATGGACCAATTATTCAAAAAGCAAATTTACGCGCTTTATCTAAAAAAAATACTTTTTTTCAATATTTTCAGACATTAAAAAAAATACGTGAAAAATATAAAAGATTACCTATTGGTATTTTAATATATGCTAATCTTATATATAATCAAGGTGTTGATAATTTCTATTTGCAATGTTTTAATTCTGGTTTAGATTCTGTACTTATAGCAGATGTTCCCATCGAAGAATCAAAAATTTTTTATAAAACTGCAAACAAATATCAAATTAATTCCATTTTTACTTGTCCTCCGGATGCTGACGATCATTTTTTACATAAAATTTCTTTATATGCAAAAGGATTCATTTATGTATTATCTCGTTCTGGAGTAACTGGAATTAAAAATAAAATTTCGTCATTGCCTGAAAAATTTATAAAAAAAATAAAAGAAAATAATTCTATACCTTTACTGCAAGGTTTTGGAATTTCAAATTCTAAACAAGTTAAAAAAGCAATATCATTAGGTTTATCTGGTATAATATGTGGTTCAGCAATCATAAAAATTGTTGAGAAATATTTAAACGAAGAAAAAAAAATGATTAAAGAAATAAAAGAATTTACTAACTTATTAAAAATTTCCACTAAGTTAAAATAA
- the trpB gene encoding tryptophan synthase subunit beta produces the protein MTLLNPYFGEFGGMYVPQILMPALLELEKNFVAAQKDPLFQKKFHNLLKNYAGRPTPLTLCSNLTRGTKTRIYLKREDLLHGGAHKTNQVLGQAMLAIRMKKTEVIAETGAGQHGVAAAIACALLNLKCKIYMGIKDIKRQKTNVFRMKLMGAKVISVKNGSGTLKDACNEALRDWSSSYKTSHYMIGTAAGPHPYPTIVREFQRMIGEEAKKQILEKENKLPDSIIACIGGGSNAIGIFSDFMHDKVNLIGVEPAGYGIHTGKHGAPLKHGRTGIYFGMKSHLMQNKEGQIQESWSISAGLDFPSVGPEHSWLNSIHRAQYVSITDEEAINAFHTLCKKEGIIPALESSHALAYALKLMSVHPKKKQTIIVNLSGRGDKDILTVHDILKKKEKYDESISKNV, from the coding sequence ATGACTTTACTAAATCCTTATTTTGGTGAATTTGGTGGTATGTACGTTCCGCAAATATTAATGCCAGCTTTATTAGAATTAGAGAAAAACTTTGTTGCTGCACAAAAAGATCCTCTTTTTCAAAAAAAATTTCATAATTTATTAAAAAATTATGCTGGAAGACCAACTCCATTAACTTTATGTAGTAATTTAACTAGAGGTACAAAAACACGAATTTATTTAAAAAGAGAGGATTTATTACATGGTGGAGCACATAAAACTAATCAAGTTTTAGGACAGGCTATGTTAGCAATTAGAATGAAAAAAACAGAAGTTATTGCTGAAACTGGTGCTGGTCAGCACGGTGTGGCTGCTGCAATTGCTTGTGCACTATTAAATTTAAAATGTAAAATTTATATGGGTATCAAAGATATTAAAAGACAAAAAACTAATGTATTTCGCATGAAATTAATGGGTGCAAAAGTTATATCAGTAAAAAATGGTTCTGGAACATTAAAAGATGCATGTAACGAAGCTTTACGCGATTGGTCTAGTAGTTATAAAACGTCTCATTATATGATTGGTACAGCAGCTGGACCACATCCATATCCTACTATTGTTCGTGAATTTCAGAGAATGATTGGAGAAGAAGCTAAAAAACAAATTTTAGAAAAAGAAAACAAACTTCCAGATTCAATTATTGCATGTATTGGTGGAGGTTCTAACGCTATTGGAATTTTTTCAGATTTTATGCATGATAAAGTTAATTTAATTGGAGTAGAACCAGCTGGTTATGGTATACATACAGGAAAACATGGAGCGCCTTTAAAACATGGTAGAACTGGCATTTATTTTGGTATGAAGTCTCATTTAATGCAGAATAAAGAAGGGCAAATCCAAGAATCTTGGTCAATTTCAGCAGGATTAGATTTCCCATCTGTTGGCCCTGAACATTCCTGGTTAAATAGTATTCATCGTGCTCAATATGTTTCTATCACTGATGAAGAAGCAATAAATGCATTTCACACTCTATGCAAAAAAGAAGGTATCATTCCTGCTTTAGAATCTTCTCACGCATTAGCATATGCACTAAAGTTAATGAGTGTACATCCCAAAAAAAAACAAACTATCATCGTAAATCTTTCCGGTCGCGGTGATAAAGATATTTTGACAGTACATGATATTTTAAAAAAAAAGGAAAAATATGATGAGTCGATATCAAAAAATGTTTAA
- the trpCF gene encoding bifunctional indole-3-glycerol-phosphate synthase TrpC/phosphoribosylanthranilate isomerase TrpF: MKETMLKKIIQYKSDWITLRKTKQPLISFQNKINNNTRNFYNSLKEKKPCFILEYKKKSPSLGIIRNNFDLVEISNVYKKYASAVSVLTDEKYFHGNLKFINVVRQCVSQPILCKDFFIDSYQVYLARYYNADAILLMLSVLDDTKYKELSLIAKKLNMGILTEVNNIKELQRALKLNADIIGINNRNLHDLSIDLNRTRILSALIKKDIIIISESGIKKYREIKELSKFVHGFLIGSHLMSKTNLEVGVRSIMFGYNKVCGLTRSVDIKISEKCGAIYGGLIFIKNSLRHITIKSAKNIIINSKLRFVGVFQNENINIISNIAEALSLYAIQLHGQENQKYINELRKILPQKIKIWKAFSIQSQLPNRNWNNINKYLFDSYCGGSNTSFNWSILHNHILDDVILAGGINFDNCVLASQLNCSGLDFNSGIEISPGIKDHKKIKSIFKQLRYY; the protein is encoded by the coding sequence ATGAAAGAAACAATGCTTAAAAAAATTATACAATATAAAAGTGATTGGATTACATTAAGAAAAACAAAACAACCGTTGATTAGTTTTCAAAATAAAATCAACAACAACACACGCAATTTTTATAATTCTTTAAAAGAAAAAAAACCGTGTTTTATATTAGAATATAAAAAAAAATCTCCTTCTTTAGGAATTATTAGAAATAATTTTGATTTAGTTGAAATTTCTAATGTTTATAAAAAATATGCCTCTGCTGTTTCAGTTCTTACAGATGAAAAATATTTTCATGGAAATTTAAAATTTATAAATGTAGTAAGACAATGTGTATCTCAACCTATTTTATGTAAAGATTTTTTTATTGATTCATATCAAGTATATTTAGCTAGATATTATAATGCAGATGCTATTTTATTAATGTTATCTGTTTTAGATGATACAAAATATAAAGAGTTATCTTTAATAGCAAAAAAATTAAACATGGGTATATTGACTGAAGTAAATAACATTAAAGAATTACAACGTGCTCTTAAATTAAATGCTGATATTATTGGTATTAATAATCGTAATTTACATGATTTGTCAATTGATTTAAATCGTACTCGTATCTTATCTGCTTTAATTAAAAAAGATATTATAATTATCAGTGAATCAGGAATAAAAAAATATCGTGAAATAAAAGAACTAAGTAAGTTTGTTCATGGTTTTTTAATTGGCTCTCACTTAATGTCTAAAACTAACTTAGAGGTTGGTGTACGTTCTATAATGTTTGGTTATAATAAAGTTTGTGGATTAACTCGAAGTGTGGACATAAAAATTTCTGAAAAATGTGGAGCTATTTATGGTGGATTGATTTTTATAAAAAATTCTCTGCGTCATATTACTATAAAATCCGCAAAAAACATTATTATAAATAGCAAATTAAGATTTGTGGGAGTTTTTCAAAATGAAAATATAAATATTATTTCTAATATTGCTGAAGCATTATCTCTCTATGCAATTCAATTGCATGGTCAAGAAAATCAAAAATACATTAATGAATTAAGGAAAATATTGCCTCAAAAAATTAAAATTTGGAAGGCTTTTTCTATTCAATCGCAATTACCAAATCGTAATTGGAATAATATAAATAAATATTTATTTGATTCTTATTGTGGAGGAAGTAATACGTCTTTTAATTGGTCAATTTTACACAATCATATTTTAGATGATGTAATTTTAGCTGGAGGAATTAATTTTGATAACTGCGTTTTAGCTTCTCAATTAAATTGTTCAGGATTAGATTTTAATTCTGGTATAGAAATATCTCCTGGTATTAAAGATCATAAAAAAATAAAATCAATTTTTAAACAATTAAGATATTATTAA
- the trpD gene encoding anthranilate phosphoribosyltransferase, translating to MQNILNKIYSSKSLSKEESYQLFTLISSGKITDIQLSSILTAIRIRGESTEEVKGAIIAFLKKMKYFPKPDYIFSDIVGTGGDTRNTINISTTSAFVAATCGFKIIKHCNQGVSSKSGSSDLLKKFNINLNASPEKSRQTLDQLNICFLFAPKYHNGFKYSNHVRKILKTKTIFNLLGPFLNPALPPLTVIGVYNQKLISPVVNILKDLEYQRGIVLHSDNTDEVTLYGTTYISELLNKEIISYQLQPEDFGLKTHSKKILTINSLEENYRIINQIMKGKGNRLYEELIAVNVAILLKVFGHENLKENTELALNKIRSGDVYKHMQNVADMLKEENHERNNA from the coding sequence ATGCAAAATATTTTAAATAAAATTTATAGTTCAAAATCTTTAAGCAAAGAAGAAAGTTATCAATTATTTACATTAATTTCTTCTGGAAAGATAACAGATATACAATTATCATCTATATTAACAGCAATTCGTATACGAGGTGAATCAACAGAAGAAGTAAAAGGAGCAATAATTGCATTTTTAAAAAAAATGAAATATTTCCCAAAACCTGATTATATTTTTTCTGATATTGTAGGAACAGGCGGAGATACTAGAAATACTATAAATATATCAACTACAAGTGCATTTGTCGCTGCAACATGTGGTTTTAAAATTATTAAACATTGTAATCAAGGAGTTTCTAGTAAATCGGGCTCTTCTGATCTTTTAAAAAAATTTAATATAAATTTAAATGCATCTCCAGAAAAATCTCGTCAAACTTTAGATCAACTAAATATTTGTTTTTTATTTGCACCAAAATATCACAATGGTTTTAAATATTCTAATCACGTGCGCAAAATTCTCAAAACTAAAACCATTTTTAATTTACTAGGTCCTTTCCTTAATCCTGCATTACCTCCTCTAACCGTTATTGGTGTTTACAATCAAAAATTAATAAGTCCTGTAGTAAATATTTTAAAAGATCTAGAATATCAAAGGGGTATAGTTTTACATAGTGATAATACTGATGAAGTAACTTTATATGGAACAACATATATTTCTGAATTATTAAATAAAGAAATTATATCATATCAATTACAACCAGAAGATTTTGGTTTAAAAACTCATTCCAAAAAAATATTAACAATAAATTCTTTAGAAGAAAATTATCGTATCATCAATCAAATAATGAAAGGTAAAGGTAATAGATTATATGAAGAACTAATAGCAGTAAATGTAGCAATATTATTAAAGGTATTTGGACACGAAAATTTAAAAGAAAACACTGAATTAGCATTAAATAAAATAAGAAGCGGAGATGTTTATAAACACATGCAAAATGTTGCTGATATGTTAAAAGAAGAGAATCATGAAAGAAACAATGCTTAA
- a CDS encoding DMT family transporter, giving the protein MNKILIIILFSLVSLTWGTTWIAMKIATETIPPFFATGIRFLVASPLLIILAYYTKTPLLFPCGQRWFQFFISIFYFSIPFTLMLYGGIYVSSSIASIIFSNMPVAVLTVSFLYLKQKLFLTQKIGILISLITLLIVLLIELESQCFFQWKGMLALLFALFSHAVVYAECQKKCCNVSVITFNALPSLISGILLSIISWFIEHPHIEDFSNRSILAVFYLGDFSGIFGILSYFYLQKKVSAFYASTVFLIFPVIAGFLENYIYKNTILLCEMWFIFPLIIGILLTLIPINYLKK; this is encoded by the coding sequence ATGAATAAAATACTAATAATAATATTATTTTCTTTAGTTTCTCTTACTTGGGGAACCACCTGGATTGCAATGAAAATTGCCACAGAAACAATTCCGCCATTTTTTGCTACTGGCATACGTTTTTTAGTTGCATCTCCTTTATTAATTATTCTTGCATATTATACAAAAACACCGCTTTTATTTCCATGTGGGCAAAGGTGGTTCCAATTTTTTATTTCAATTTTTTATTTTTCTATACCATTTACATTAATGTTATATGGGGGTATTTATGTAAGTTCTTCTATCGCTTCTATTATATTTTCAAATATGCCTGTAGCTGTATTAACAGTATCATTCTTATACTTAAAACAAAAACTATTTTTAACTCAAAAAATAGGGATATTAATTTCTTTAATTACATTATTAATAGTTTTACTGATAGAATTAGAATCACAATGTTTTTTTCAGTGGAAAGGAATGTTAGCTTTACTCTTTGCCTTATTTAGTCACGCTGTTGTTTACGCTGAATGTCAAAAAAAATGCTGCAATGTATCTGTCATAACTTTTAATGCTTTGCCGTCACTAATATCTGGAATATTGTTATCTATAATATCTTGGTTTATAGAACATCCTCATATTGAAGATTTTTCTAATAGATCTATTTTAGCTGTATTTTATCTTGGCGATTTTTCTGGAATTTTTGGTATCTTATCTTATTTTTATTTGCAAAAAAAAGTCAGTGCGTTTTATGCTTCTACTGTTTTTTTAATTTTTCCAGTTATTGCTGGATTTTTAGAAAATTATATTTATAAAAATACCATTTTATTATGTGAAATGTGGTTTATTTTCCCATTAATTATAGGAATATTATTAACTTTAATTCCAATTAATTATTTAAAAAAATAA